In a genomic window of Barnesiella propionica:
- a CDS encoding lipopolysaccharide biosynthesis protein, translating to MNDNDDNLKGKTQKALAWSFADKFGQQLLYFISGVILARILNAEDYGKTGVLAIFIALAGILIDSGFASALIRKKNATQADYSTIFYFNLGFSLVLYAILFFSAPYIAIFFGLPDLTLICRIFFLTLLFNATALIQQTLLFKNICFTQCAKVNIFSLAISSVIAIILAYSGLGVWALVAQTVGLAFFRALFFWSYGSWRPTYEFRTASIKEFFGYSSNLIATGILNNVFNYIYPIIIGKFYGISNAGYYTQANKYQDIASSFIGNVFRSVGFPVLSSIQEDKVRLKRVFRKYIRAMAFFIFPVMSLMIVVSHPLILILLKEQWLPSVPYFRILCISGAFAPFIILFYDLFNSIGRPGLNLHMEIWKKAFLLAGIVLLYSYGIISLIWLWVCYTLLSLTATVILGHIYTGYHFKEFLKDVSPYLVLALFCTVICAFLYSLLPTEVLRLLVVPPIYIIIYLGISKILRMEMINEFLQMIKKEKTNLPKNNEPLD from the coding sequence ATGAACGATAATGACGATAATTTAAAAGGGAAAACACAGAAAGCGCTGGCATGGAGCTTCGCCGATAAATTCGGGCAACAATTGCTCTATTTTATTTCGGGAGTTATCCTTGCCCGGATTCTGAATGCGGAAGATTACGGAAAGACCGGCGTATTAGCCATATTCATCGCACTGGCAGGAATCCTTATCGACAGCGGTTTTGCATCTGCACTGATCCGCAAGAAAAATGCGACACAGGCCGATTACAGCACTATTTTTTATTTCAACTTGGGATTCAGTCTGGTTCTATATGCCATTCTGTTTTTTTCGGCACCTTATATTGCCATTTTTTTCGGGCTACCCGACCTTACACTGATATGCCGCATTTTTTTTCTCACATTGCTTTTCAACGCTACGGCTCTTATACAACAGACTTTGCTTTTCAAAAATATTTGTTTCACACAATGCGCCAAGGTCAATATATTTTCTCTTGCTATATCTTCGGTCATTGCAATCATTTTAGCCTACTCGGGTCTCGGTGTTTGGGCTTTGGTTGCTCAAACAGTGGGTCTCGCTTTTTTCAGGGCTCTTTTCTTTTGGTCTTATGGCAGCTGGAGACCTACTTATGAGTTCCGCACGGCTTCCATAAAAGAATTTTTCGGTTATAGTTCGAATCTTATCGCAACGGGCATATTGAACAATGTATTTAATTACATCTATCCTATTATCATTGGAAAATTTTATGGAATATCCAATGCCGGATATTATACGCAAGCCAATAAATATCAGGATATAGCTTCTTCTTTCATAGGAAACGTTTTTCGCAGCGTCGGATTTCCTGTATTATCTTCGATACAGGAAGACAAAGTCCGTCTCAAACGAGTATTTCGCAAATACATACGAGCTATGGCTTTTTTCATTTTTCCCGTCATGTCGCTCATGATCGTAGTATCTCATCCTTTAATTCTTATCCTGTTAAAAGAGCAATGGCTGCCTTCGGTTCCCTACTTCCGCATCCTCTGTATATCGGGAGCTTTTGCACCATTCATTATTTTGTTTTACGACTTGTTCAACAGCATTGGCCGTCCGGGACTGAATCTGCATATGGAAATATGGAAGAAGGCTTTTTTATTAGCCGGAATTGTCTTACTCTATTCTTACGGGATTATTTCCCTTATTTGGTTATGGGTATGCTATACCCTGCTTTCTCTGACTGCAACTGTCATCCTCGGTCATATTTATACCGGATATCATTTTAAAGAATTTTTGAAAGATGTTTCTCCTTATCTGGTTCTGGCATTATTTTGTACAGTTATATGCGCATTCTTATATTCTTTACTCCCTACGGAAGTACTTCGGTTATTGGTGGTTCCTCCCATATATATCATTATTTATCTGGGAATTTCTAAAATACTGAGAATGGAAATGATCAATGAGTTCTTACAAATGATAAAAAAGGAGAAAACTAATTTACCTAAAAACAATGAGCCTCTGGATTGA